The following are encoded together in the Natronolimnobius sp. AArcel1 genome:
- the pyrI gene encoding aspartate carbamoyltransferase regulatory subunit, with protein sequence MSDDHDHHDGNADHELRVSKIRDGTVIDHVRGGQALNVLAILGIDGSRGEELSVGMNVPSNRFARKDIVKVEDRELSQDEVDVLSLIAPEATINIVRDYEVVEKHRVERPEVVVDVLSCPNDGCITTGNEPVTSRFEVLEDAVRCSYCGTIVREEIASLIDTA encoded by the coding sequence ATGAGTGACGATCACGACCACCACGACGGGAACGCGGATCACGAACTGCGCGTCAGCAAGATTCGGGACGGCACCGTTATCGACCACGTGCGCGGCGGGCAGGCACTGAACGTTCTCGCGATTTTGGGCATCGACGGGAGCAGGGGCGAGGAACTGTCTGTCGGGATGAACGTTCCCTCGAATCGGTTCGCGCGCAAAGACATCGTCAAGGTCGAGGACCGAGAGTTGAGCCAGGACGAAGTCGATGTCCTCTCACTGATCGCACCCGAGGCGACGATCAATATCGTTCGGGACTACGAGGTCGTCGAGAAACACCGCGTCGAACGGCCGGAGGTCGTCGTCGACGTTCTCTCCTGCCCGAACGATGGCTGTATCACGACCGGTAACGAGCCCGTAACGTCTCGCTTCGAAGTACTCGAGGATGCGGTTCGCTGTTCGTACTGTGGAACAATTGTCCGCGAGGAGATCGCCTCGTTGATCGATACCGCCTGA
- the pyrB gene encoding aspartate carbamoyltransferase, which produces MRHDHLITSKQLSRADIETILDRAAEIDADRAAVADRHAGSLLGLLFFEPSTRTKMSFETAMKRLGGDVVDMGSVESSSVKKGETLADTVRVIEGYADALVLRHPKQGAAKMASEYVDVPLLNAGDGAGHHPTQTMLDLYTIRENAGLDDLTIGIMGDLKYGRTVHSLAHALTNFDARQHFISPESLQLPREVIYDLHQEQDAQVREHETLEEILPSLDVLYVTRIQRERFPDEDEYQKVAGEYQIDEDLLEAASDDLTIMHPLPRVDEIAPEIDGTEHAAYFEQAHNGVPVRMALLDLLLSNDGGDTDE; this is translated from the coding sequence ATGCGTCACGATCACCTCATCACGAGCAAACAACTCTCGCGGGCGGATATCGAGACCATCCTCGACCGGGCGGCCGAAATCGACGCTGACCGCGCCGCCGTCGCCGACCGCCACGCGGGATCGTTGCTCGGATTGCTCTTTTTCGAACCGAGCACGCGAACGAAGATGAGCTTCGAAACCGCAATGAAACGCCTCGGTGGCGACGTCGTCGACATGGGCTCGGTTGAATCCTCGAGTGTCAAGAAAGGCGAGACGCTGGCTGATACGGTCCGCGTCATCGAAGGCTACGCCGATGCGCTCGTCTTGCGCCATCCCAAACAGGGGGCCGCGAAGATGGCAAGCGAATACGTCGACGTGCCGCTGTTGAACGCCGGCGACGGGGCGGGACATCACCCGACACAGACGATGCTCGATCTCTATACGATCCGAGAGAACGCGGGTCTCGACGACCTCACCATCGGCATCATGGGCGATCTGAAGTACGGCCGAACGGTTCACTCGCTGGCCCACGCGCTGACAAACTTCGATGCGCGCCAGCACTTCATCAGCCCTGAGAGCCTACAACTTCCGCGAGAGGTCATCTACGACCTCCATCAAGAACAGGACGCCCAGGTCCGCGAACACGAGACGCTCGAGGAGATCCTCCCCTCGCTCGACGTGCTCTACGTGACGCGAATCCAGCGCGAGCGTTTCCCGGACGAAGACGAGTACCAGAAGGTTGCCGGCGAGTACCAGATCGACGAGGACCTTCTCGAGGCGGCGAGCGACGATTTGACGATCATGCACCCGCTGCCACGCGTCGACGAAATCGCGCCCGAAATCGACGGCACCGAGCACGCCGCGTACTTCGAGCAGGCCCACAACGGTGTCCCGGTGCGGATGGCGCTGCTTGATCTGCTGTTGAGCAACGACGGAGGTGACACCGATGAGTGA
- a CDS encoding transcriptional regulator, translating into MENRLETGIDVLDRKLDGGLPPGCVISYTAIPASQSELLLYELTAARGTLYITTERSKPVLKRALEDSPSSIGSPTIRHVTGDDPLEEARQLVAALPEGANLIIDTMDVLERAPMDDYVSFLNDLKTRMVETGSVAVLHCLESESQPENRARTHHAADAVFTLQTAVTGTELENRLTIPKFRNGGQPTESIKLELTEEVQIDTSRDIA; encoded by the coding sequence ATGGAGAATCGGTTGGAGACCGGAATCGACGTACTCGACCGGAAACTTGACGGCGGCTTGCCCCCGGGCTGTGTTATCTCGTATACGGCGATTCCAGCCAGCCAGTCCGAACTGCTGCTGTACGAACTCACTGCCGCGCGTGGGACACTGTACATCACCACTGAGCGCTCGAAGCCCGTCCTCAAACGTGCCCTCGAGGATTCGCCGTCCTCTATCGGCTCCCCAACGATTCGTCACGTCACGGGTGACGACCCACTCGAGGAGGCACGCCAACTCGTTGCCGCCCTTCCCGAAGGTGCGAACCTCATCATCGACACGATGGACGTCTTAGAACGTGCACCGATGGACGACTACGTCTCCTTTCTGAACGACCTCAAGACGCGGATGGTCGAAACCGGCTCCGTCGCCGTTTTGCACTGCCTCGAGAGTGAGTCTCAACCTGAGAACCGGGCGCGGACCCACCACGCCGCCGACGCGGTCTTTACCCTCCAAACGGCGGTCACTGGCACCGAACTCGAGAATCGACTAACGATTCCGAAGTTCCGCAACGGCGGCCAGCCAACCGAGTCGATCAAACTCGAGTTGACGGAGGAAGTCCAGATCGACACGAGCCGAGATATTGCCTGA